From Peromyscus maniculatus bairdii isolate BWxNUB_F1_BW_parent chromosome 8, HU_Pman_BW_mat_3.1, whole genome shotgun sequence, a single genomic window includes:
- the Eral1 gene encoding GTPase Era, mitochondrial, whose translation MAAPRRYCAGLVRSWLGARPLGPHAGREWATPPGSLLGNQARCVSCVVGAAFSGPLLASAPSRYGQGSALDRILGFPQPDDSSLAPRVPAVSVHRDEQNLLLVHTPDMPENPRVLRVVLLGAPNAGKSTLSNQLLGRKVFPVSKKVHTTRCQALGVITEKEAQVILLDTPGIISPVKQKRHHLELSLLEDPWKSMESADLAVVLVDVSDKWTRSQLSPQVLQCLTHFSQVPSILVLNKVDCLKQKSVLLELTAALTEGVVNGKKLSIKQALHSRLGAQSPSPAASDPDTHSVRASQRTGWPYFQEIFMLSALNHKDVNTLKQYLLAQTKPGPWEFHSGVLTSQTPEEICANKIREKLLEYLPEEVPYGVQQKTVVWEEGPSGELVIQQNLLVPKESHVRILIGQKGLLIAQIAQEVGRDLMDIFLCDVHIRLSVKLLK comes from the exons ATGGCTGCGCCCAGGCGGTACTGCGCTGGCCTAGTTCGGTCTTGGTTGGGGGCCCGGCCGCTGGGCCCGCATGCCGGGAGGGAGTGGGCGACCCCGCCCGGCTCGCTTCTAGGTAACCAGGCGAGGTGCGTGTCCTGTGTCGTGGGCGCCGCTTTCTCTGGTCCCCTCCTGGCCTCGGCCCCTAGTCGTTACGGTCAGGGCTCCGCCTTGGACCGCATCCTTGGATTCCCTCAGCCTGACGACAGTTCCTTAGCTCCCAGGGTCCCCGCCGTGTCGGTGCACAGAG ATGAGCAGAATCTGCTGTTGGTCCACACTCCTGACATGCCTGAGAATCCACGGGTCCTCCGAGTGGTCCTCCTGGGAGCCCCAAATGCAGGAAAGTCAACACTCTCCAATCAGCTGCTGGGTCGTAAA gTGTTTCCTGTCTCCAAGAAGGTGCACACCACTCGATGCCAAGCTCTAGGGGTCATCACAGAGAAGGAGGCCCAGGTG ATTCTGCTTGACACACCTGGCATCATCAGTCCTGTTAAACAGAAGAG GCACCATTTGGAGCTGTCTTTGTTGGAAGACCCATGGAAGAGCATGGAATCTGCTGATCTTG CTGTGGTTCTTGTGGACGTGTCAGACAAGTGGACCAGGAGCCAGCTAAGCCCCCAGGTGCTGCAGTGTCTGACCCACTTCTCCCAGGTCCCCAGCATCCTCGTCTTAAACAAG gTAGATTGCCTGAagcagaagtcagttctcctgGAGCTGACAGCAGCCCTCACTGAAGGTGTGGTCAATGGCAAGAAACTCAGTATCAAGCAGGCCTTGCACTCACGCCTCGGCGCCCAGAGTCCCAGCCCTGCAGCTAGCGACCCAGATACACACTCAGTGAGGGCCTCGCAGAGAACTGGCTGGCCCTACTTCCAGGAGATCTTCATGTTGTCAGCACTAAACCACAAAGATGTGAACACATTAAAG CAATACCTTCTGGCACAGACCAAGCCTGGACCCTGGGAGTTCCACAGCGGAGTCCTCACCAGCCAGACACCTGAAGAGATCTGTGCCAATAAAATCCGGGAGAAGCTCCTAGAGTACCTGCCTGAGGAGGTGCCCTACGGTGTGCAGCAG AAGACAGTGGTATGGGAGGAAGGACCGAGTGGGGAGCTGGTGATCCAACAGAACCTTCTGGTGCCCAAAGAATCTCACGTG CGGATCCTGATTGGTCAGAAGGGCCTCTTGATCGCCCAGATTGCACAGGAGGTGGGCCGAGACCTCATGGACATCTTCCTCTGTGATGTTCACATCCGCCTCTCTGTGAAACTGCTCAAATGA